One window of the Candidatus Gracilibacteria bacterium genome contains the following:
- a CDS encoding helix-turn-helix transcriptional regulator — protein MSNLKNNLRELLQKNNLSIAEAERQAGLRMSALRNIMRDQSKNPSVENLNKLATLFQCSITDLICAEPPGERGGALKKIEDFDILVEFANLVQKLVKENNFNLSFTQYSKIQKECYYYTIENNLSELDKNFTKWFLLKEMELCIKEK, from the coding sequence ATGAGCAATTTAAAAAATAATCTGAGAGAACTTCTCCAGAAAAATAATCTTTCTATCGCTGAGGCGGAACGCCAAGCTGGTCTTCGTATGAGCGCACTTCGAAATATTATGCGCGATCAATCTAAAAACCCTAGTGTTGAAAATCTTAATAAATTAGCAACCCTTTTCCAATGTAGTATTACAGATTTAATCTGCGCGGAACCTCCGGGAGAAAGAGGTGGCGCTTTAAAAAAAATTGAAGATTTTGATATTTTAGTTGAATTTGCAAATTTGGTTCAAAAATTGGTAAAGGAAAATAACTTTAATCTTTCATTCACACAGTACTCTAAAATTCAAAAAGAGTGCTACTATTACACAATCGAAAACAATCTTTCTGAATTAGATAAAAATTTTACCAAATGGTTTTTACTAAAAGAAATGGAATTATGTATTAAGGAGAAATAG
- a CDS encoding tetratricopeptide repeat protein: MEELIIKNKDGSVIDLTSRELEIISFLKIGKRTKWIANELILSPRTVDNHILRIREKVGAISREELCDLVIKKSLLVKELEKISIKNSEIFNKFNKSAIIKTFLFLAISVFTILFLLLDINKDNEKNVFEWNIPLEGSVYVPREGSFKAVSEYLKDGSNNHILTIYGLAGVGKTTFAKNFILAKKTSYKYKIWFNSETPSVLRKELLEFGEYKSLYDKSDSTEIKVIKVIKWLEEIGGVILVFDNVERYENIKGYIPRNCDVLITSRNNKMPSPFYMDVMSPKQAENLFVKTYDENKVISSEEKVEIRKILEQLGYLPLAIVQAAAYIRENSLDLKSYQRLYEENIDFCLKKSTIQIQDHLPVYVTWEMSLEKVSSQEAINLLNHMSLLLPEKVNKDLLMYILYGSVSINNKAKLDDIISLLKSFSLVSVDGDNVFIHRLLHSWILRKMEPQTRKENLKYTLERLSKLYHSPLVHIKNIGFIRELIPHTVKFLKLAKIEFLEPKSELYKIYLGLSKSYDLMGEYKNRKKFIDLAYSESVSIFGEESPETALVCYASGRFEIRTENFIKAEKMISIALSGFEKQPEKYSREILLSLNQLGRVYGRLSKYKEAINVLEKALLRAVHSHGKNHIEVGDILNELGWVLFNYGEYEKAKEYLLQSVKIHEQNLGKNHVETARVLKSLGCVLIAVRELDGAEEVLRRSHKIRSDHYGKNHIKVLNVNVCMAILTSLRGNNHKAIEELEKCKNLLEKLYGDNLIFCAALEINLANLYLLNGDREKALFSFNKGTKMFLDNPSTNAVNMKIAQVSFMLFSGEKEKLGKIEEDLRGKISIRHNHLRFIEGKGGDLFLLNT; the protein is encoded by the coding sequence ATGGAAGAACTTATCATTAAAAATAAAGATGGGAGTGTAATTGACCTAACATCAAGAGAGTTAGAAATAATTTCGTTCTTGAAAATTGGGAAACGAACAAAGTGGATTGCCAACGAACTTATTCTATCTCCAAGAACTGTTGATAATCATATTCTTCGTATTAGGGAAAAAGTAGGTGCAATTTCACGTGAAGAATTATGCGACCTCGTAATTAAAAAAAGCCTCTTAGTGAAAGAATTAGAGAAAATATCAATTAAAAATTCTGAAATTTTTAATAAATTTAATAAGTCGGCAATAATTAAAACTTTTTTGTTTCTTGCTATATCAGTTTTTACGATTTTATTTTTACTACTTGATATTAATAAAGATAATGAGAAAAATGTGTTTGAATGGAATATTCCCTTAGAGGGATCTGTTTACGTACCAAGGGAAGGTTCTTTTAAGGCAGTTTCAGAATATCTGAAGGACGGATCTAACAACCACATTCTAACTATCTATGGCCTTGCAGGCGTTGGAAAAACAACCTTTGCAAAAAATTTTATTTTGGCAAAGAAGACCTCTTATAAATATAAAATATGGTTTAATTCTGAGACACCTTCTGTATTAAGAAAAGAGCTTTTAGAATTTGGCGAATATAAATCATTGTACGATAAATCAGATAGCACTGAAATTAAGGTAATTAAGGTTATCAAATGGCTCGAAGAGATTGGTGGGGTTATTCTTGTTTTTGATAATGTTGAAAGATATGAAAATATTAAAGGATACATTCCTAGAAATTGTGATGTGTTGATTACTTCTCGTAATAATAAAATGCCTTCCCCTTTTTATATGGACGTGATGTCGCCTAAACAGGCTGAGAATCTTTTTGTAAAAACCTATGACGAGAATAAGGTAATTTCTTCTGAGGAAAAAGTTGAAATAAGAAAGATTCTAGAACAGCTTGGCTACCTCCCACTTGCAATTGTGCAAGCAGCGGCATACATACGTGAGAATTCTCTAGATCTAAAGAGCTACCAGAGGTTATATGAGGAAAATATTGACTTTTGTTTAAAGAAAAGCACAATTCAAATCCAAGATCACTTGCCAGTATATGTAACTTGGGAAATGAGCTTAGAGAAAGTGTCTTCACAGGAAGCGATTAATTTACTGAACCACATGAGTCTTTTGTTACCAGAAAAAGTTAACAAGGATTTACTAATGTATATTTTATATGGATCCGTTTCAATAAATAATAAGGCAAAACTAGACGATATTATTTCATTATTAAAGAGTTTTTCATTAGTTTCAGTAGATGGAGATAATGTTTTTATTCATAGGTTACTCCATAGCTGGATTTTGAGAAAAATGGAGCCTCAAACAAGAAAAGAAAATCTCAAATATACCTTGGAGAGATTATCGAAATTGTATCATTCCCCTTTGGTTCATATAAAGAACATAGGATTTATTAGAGAGCTTATACCTCATACAGTAAAATTTTTGAAATTGGCTAAAATAGAATTTTTAGAACCTAAAAGTGAACTCTATAAAATATATCTTGGGTTATCAAAATCCTATGATCTTATGGGGGAATATAAAAACAGAAAAAAGTTTATTGATTTAGCTTACTCAGAGTCAGTAAGTATTTTTGGAGAAGAAAGCCCTGAAACAGCCTTGGTTTGTTATGCCTCAGGCCGTTTTGAAATACGAACTGAAAATTTCATAAAAGCAGAGAAGATGATATCTATAGCTTTAAGTGGTTTTGAAAAACAACCAGAAAAGTATAGTCGAGAGATACTTTTGAGTTTAAATCAACTAGGTAGGGTCTATGGTAGATTATCGAAATATAAAGAAGCAATTAATGTTCTGGAAAAAGCCCTTTTAAGAGCCGTCCATTCACATGGAAAAAACCATATAGAAGTAGGTGATATACTTAATGAGCTTGGATGGGTGTTATTTAATTATGGCGAATATGAAAAAGCAAAAGAATATTTGCTTCAATCTGTTAAAATACATGAGCAAAATCTTGGGAAAAACCACGTTGAAACAGCAAGGGTCTTAAAAAGCCTAGGTTGTGTTCTAATAGCAGTTCGTGAATTGGATGGAGCAGAAGAAGTTTTAAGACGATCCCATAAGATAAGAAGCGACCATTATGGAAAAAATCATATTAAGGTATTAAATGTTAATGTTTGTATGGCTATTTTGACATCTTTAAGGGGAAATAATCATAAGGCAATTGAGGAATTAGAAAAATGTAAAAATCTGCTCGAAAAGTTGTATGGGGATAATTTGATTTTTTGTGCTGCTTTAGAAATAAATCTTGCAAATTTATATTTATTAAATGGGGATAGAGAAAAGGCATTATTTTCTTTTAACAAGGGGACGAAAATGTTTTTAGATAATCCTTCAACAAATGCTGTAAATATGAAAATTGCACAAGTAAGCTTTATGCTTTTCTCGGGTGAGAAGGAAAAATTAGGAAAAATAGAAGAAGATTTAAGAGGTAAAATATCTATAAGACATAATCACTTACGTTTTATAGAAGGGAAAGGCGGAGATCTATTTCTCCTTAATACATAA
- a CDS encoding inositol monophosphatase family protein, whose protein sequence is MHKDYEKALLASIHLKTMIQVVRGAGDILLEGRKEIDSLSTTSKTKNPNDILTKYDPLVQTFIYQGLIKMFPSYSIVGEEEGLGEDIDIQKGFVWIVDPIDGTLNFRMNRKEFSISLGLFKDGKPFAGIVYAPARDEMYVSEKGKGAYLNKEKISVRKSSLTDTPLYHFELHKIDYQKVIKSIAPMAAHIRRFGGSAALDLALVASGQVDAQFSTSLNLWDIAAGFSIVEEAGGVYFATDGTSIKFTMKPNSYSYVVGHKNFVADILDRLPKISVSCINLGIS, encoded by the coding sequence ATGCATAAAGATTATGAAAAAGCCTTGTTGGCTAGTATTCATTTAAAGACGATGATTCAAGTAGTAAGAGGCGCGGGGGATATTTTATTAGAAGGAAGAAAAGAGATCGATTCTCTCTCAACAACTTCAAAAACAAAAAATCCAAATGATATTCTGACAAAGTATGATCCTTTGGTGCAAACTTTTATATATCAAGGTCTTATTAAAATGTTTCCTAGTTATTCAATAGTAGGAGAAGAAGAAGGGCTTGGTGAAGATATTGATATACAAAAAGGTTTTGTCTGGATTGTTGATCCTATAGATGGAACTTTGAATTTTCGAATGAACAGGAAAGAGTTTTCTATTTCACTTGGCTTGTTCAAGGATGGGAAGCCTTTTGCTGGAATTGTTTATGCCCCCGCAAGAGACGAGATGTATGTGTCTGAAAAAGGTAAGGGAGCATATCTTAACAAAGAAAAGATCTCTGTAAGAAAAAGTTCTTTAACTGATACTCCATTATACCATTTTGAGCTTCATAAAATTGACTACCAAAAAGTTATAAAGAGTATAGCGCCTATGGCAGCACATATAAGGAGATTTGGTGGATCGGCAGCTTTAGACCTTGCCTTAGTTGCATCGGGACAAGTGGATGCACAATTTTCTACTTCATTGAACTTATGGGATATTGCTGCAGGGTTTTCAATTGTTGAAGAAGCTGGTGGAGTATATTTTGCTACAGATGGTACTAGTATAAAATTTACAATGAAACCTAACTCATATTCATATGTAGTTGGCCATAAAAATTTTGTGGCGGATATTTTAGATAGGCTACCAAAAATTTCAGTATCTTGCATTAATCTAGGTATTTCTTAA